GCGTCGAAAATCAACGTGGATTTTTGGCGATTGGGCATGTAGTGCCGGGTATGGCTGTGTACCGCCGTCGGCAGCCGGTAATGCGGCGGTTCGGCTGCCAGCAATCCGAGCAAGCTTGTCAGCAAGGTCTCAGGGTAAAGCTGATGGTCGAGTTTGCGATACCAGGTGGCAATCAAGGCGCGGGTCAAGCGCCATGGGTCGGGCGGCCAAGCCACGTCGGCCTCGTTGACGTGCCGACCCCACGGTGTGGCGTGATAACGCCCGCCGGGAAAGCTGAGTGATAGCGTAAGCATGGGTTAGTCCTCGCGGGTGGGATTACTTTTTACCCCAAGATACTTGGGTCACACGAGGTTCGGCGAAACGGCCTTCGGCGGCAACCGCAGCAATCAAACCCGGTATCGCGGCTTCCAGGGTATTACGTTCGGGCAGTTCCCAGCCGGTCGGACGGGTAACGGTCAGTTTTTTCACATCCAAATCGCAGGCGGTGCGCAAGCGCAAACCGAAGTCCAAAACCGCGCGGATTTTGTAAAGCGCCAAGGCGATCAGCAATTGCTCGACTGCATTGCCCAGGCCGAAACCGCGTATTTGGGCGAGGTCGATGTTGAAGTAAGCGGTGATTTTGGGGGCGGTGTAGTCGCTGCGCGAATACGGAACGTTCCCGAAACCTTTCGCGGTATCACCGGACGGATTAACGTGGTCGTTTTTGACGCCGCCGCTTTGCGCCAAATTTACATCTTCCGCTTCGATGAACGAAGACACGACACGCGGCAAGCGTAAGCGGCCGCCGGCCAATTCTTTTTTCGCAAGAAACAAACCGTGGAGTAAGGCGTTTGCGTCGTATCTCAGAACGACCGCAGCGAGTTTTTTGAGATCTACTGCTCCCTCGTCCATGTCCGCCAATTCGGCTTTCAATTTATCGAAAACTGTTTGGTCTTTACCCTCAAGGACGTATGCCGAGTTTAGGCGGTGGGCTTCCTGTACTGTGTTGGTTAAAGGTTTCCCTTGATTATCAATCACCTTAATCAATGGTAAGCCCTTTAACGCATCAACCCAATCATCGTTCGGCGCATCCCAGCAAACGGTCTCCATCCGGTTAGCCATACTCTGCGCCGATTCCACCAGCAGCAGTCGATTACCGTTAGGCCCATCGTAAACGGCGGCGCCCAAGTCGGGAAAACCGGTGGGCTGAAAACGCGCGCCTTGCAGGGGTTGTAATTCGGCATCGATCAACAGTCTTGGGGCGGCGTGTAGAGCGGAAAAGTCGATACTCATGGTTTATCTCCTGGTAACAAAATTAAAATATGCAATTCCCTGGTTACCATGCGCTGCGTGGTAATCCGAATGCACCGCGCTGCGGTGCCTAGGCTGACCGCCGCGCGGTCAAGCCCGGTATTCCAACGCGGCGCGTTGGAACGAGGAACATGTGAGGTAAATGTCATTGGGCCGATTCGGCTTGCTGTTCTGTTGCTTTTTCACCGGCGCCCAGCGTCAGCAACAGATTTTTCATTTGGCCGTATGCGAGCGGAAATGCCAACGCCGCCAACAGGCGAGGCCCATCGATTCCAACTGCGCTTGGCGCTTGCTGCGGGAAATGCGGCAAACCGACGCCGACCTGCCGCAGCTTGGCCCAAGCCCAATCGACGGCTTTTTGCGTTTGATTGGCGGCCAGCCAGGACAGCAATTCGCCGCGTAGCGGTAGCTTGGCATCCGCCGCCAAAAAACCGATTCTGACCAATTCGCGATCCGGCACGAAAAACGGCTTAAGCAAGGCATAGGCGGCGGGCAATGCGGCATGCCGCGTTGTTGGCGTTTGAAGTTCGCTTGAGTTGAATTCCTTGAGCAATGCCAAGCCTTGCGCCAAATCGCTGATCCGCCGTTCATCCACTGAGCCAGCCAAAAATGCGGCTATATCGGCTTGATTGGCGCCGACACCATAGGCAAAGGGTTTGTCGTTATGCGAGAACCTCTGCGCCGCCAGCCAGCGGCAACGCAGGGTTTCGTTAAGATTTTGCGTGAGAGACCCTTCGCCCCAAACGGCCAGCCGCGATTCGTTGTCCCAAACATAGCGTTTCTTGTCGAGTTTGATACCGGCAAAATGTAAGCGCATAGGCAAACCGGCATATGTCTCGAAAACCGATGCGATAGGGCTTTCTTGCTCTGAGGATTTTGTTGATCCGCCGCCAACGGCTTTTAAGCCGGCCAAAGCGCAGGCCAAACGAAATTCCGAGCTGGCATCGTCGCTGGCGACCAGCCATTGCGAGCTTAGTAAAGGTATCGGTTGGTGAATATCTTCTTTCGCTTTCGAACTGATGCCGACAGCGCGTTGAATTTTGCCGAGTAAAATCAAAATGTCTTGGCAAACCCGACGATCTGCGCCGCGCGTGAGGTCGAACAAACGGTTTTCCAGTTGATGCGCCAATGCGGCCAATCGCGCCGCCGCTTTGTCACTGCGGGCAAAGCGGCGAATCTGATCTAAAAAACGACTACGCTCTAATTCATTGATGATTTCGACTGTGGGATTATTGCGAACTGCAATACGATTAACTGGTGTCGCTAAATAAGCATCACCGTTACGTTTAACAAAACTATATCTTTGAAACTCACTGATCCCGCGATCAACGCCGAATGCAGAAATTGCTCTCGCAAAATCTAATCCATCTTTGGCGAAACGCCTGTCAACAGTTGCCCGACCCTCTTGAAATAAGCAGCAAACCTCCTCGAAGGAGGTGATTTTATTCCATATCGGCAGCCATATTTCATTACGCGAGTTAGATTCATCTTTCTGATTACCTGCACCGCTTCCGGCGCCAATCATTCTGACTGTGAATGGAAAACCAAGTGTCCCACTCCCAGTATCGGAACTTAATCGCCTGACAGCATTAGTTGAAAAAAACAATCCCCCCTCTAACATCAAAATAAAATCCCAAGGATTAACCAAGGATTTTGATTCAAACCCAGATATTCCATTTGGACTACCAGCATTTCCTGGTAAAAATTGTCCTATAGCAGCCTCTTTTAACATTTGTGGGGTAGGCTGAAGAAAAAGTGAATCTTCCAACCAATTTGATACGAAAGAATTTGGCTCCCCGGTAAGCGCGTCAAATAATCGCAACAAGCGTTGCATGTAATTATTCGTAAAATCCAAGCGCCCATCATTCCCTCCTGTACCAAGTAACGGAGGATAAGAAACTTTGTCCGAACCAATTAGTAAAACAGCATCAAGCCATTTTAAAAATTTATCTGGATAAGCATTTCTAATGGTTTGTATTAACAGGGATTTTTGGTTCTCTTTTGGAGCCTCTTGGAGTCCCTTTTCATCCAATATTTGACGAGTTTTTCCCAGCAACTCCCTGTAACCTTTGAAACGGTCACATTGGCTTTGCAAGAGCTTGTCTAAAGTGCGTGTGGCCTCAGTGTCTTTATCTCGTATACCAGTTTTAAGTTTTTTCCCTGTTTTAAACGACTTTCCCGTCTCAGGATCAATAGCTGCAGCTTTACC
The window above is part of the Methylomonas sp. ZR1 genome. Proteins encoded here:
- the cas7u gene encoding type I-U CRISPR-associated RAMP protein Csb1/Cas7u, with translation MSIDFSALHAAPRLLIDAELQPLQGARFQPTGFPDLGAAVYDGPNGNRLLLVESAQSMANRMETVCWDAPNDDWVDALKGLPLIKVIDNQGKPLTNTVQEAHRLNSAYVLEGKDQTVFDKLKAELADMDEGAVDLKKLAAVVLRYDANALLHGLFLAKKELAGGRLRLPRVVSSFIEAEDVNLAQSGGVKNDHVNPSGDTAKGFGNVPYSRSDYTAPKITAYFNIDLAQIRGFGLGNAVEQLLIALALYKIRAVLDFGLRLRTACDLDVKKLTVTRPTGWELPERNTLEAAIPGLIAAVAAEGRFAEPRVTQVSWGKK
- the csx17 gene encoding type I-U CRISPR-associated protein Csx17, encoding MSHEIELKGCAPTPLAHYLKALGILRLVAEQKDPNAKGCWRDEAFVLQSSLDKESLLRFFLEEYQPTPITAPWNAGSGFYFEEGKAAAIDPETGKSFKTGKKLKTGIRDKDTEATRTLDKLLQSQCDRFKGYRELLGKTRQILDEKGLQEAPKENQKSLLIQTIRNAYPDKFLKWLDAVLLIGSDKVSYPPLLGTGGNDGRLDFTNNYMQRLLRLFDALTGEPNSFVSNWLEDSLFLQPTPQMLKEAAIGQFLPGNAGSPNGISGFESKSLVNPWDFILMLEGGLFFSTNAVRRLSSDTGSGTLGFPFTVRMIGAGSGAGNQKDESNSRNEIWLPIWNKITSFEEVCCLFQEGRATVDRRFAKDGLDFARAISAFGVDRGISEFQRYSFVKRNGDAYLATPVNRIAVRNNPTVEIINELERSRFLDQIRRFARSDKAAARLAALAHQLENRLFDLTRGADRRVCQDILILLGKIQRAVGISSKAKEDIHQPIPLLSSQWLVASDDASSEFRLACALAGLKAVGGGSTKSSEQESPIASVFETYAGLPMRLHFAGIKLDKKRYVWDNESRLAVWGEGSLTQNLNETLRCRWLAAQRFSHNDKPFAYGVGANQADIAAFLAGSVDERRISDLAQGLALLKEFNSSELQTPTTRHAALPAAYALLKPFFVPDRELVRIGFLAADAKLPLRGELLSWLAANQTQKAVDWAWAKLRQVGVGLPHFPQQAPSAVGIDGPRLLAALAFPLAYGQMKNLLLTLGAGEKATEQQAESAQ